The genomic region GTGATGATCACGGTTTCCGGGATGACCGGAAGATAGATCACCACCCGGTCGCCCTTGGTGATGCCGAGCCCCAGCAGGGCGTTGGCGGCCTTGGAGACCTCGCGCTGCAGCTCCGCGTAAGTGACGGTGCGGCGGTCGCCCGGTTCGCCCTCGAAGTGCAGGGCCACCTTGTCCCCGCGGCCCGCCGCCACATGGCGGTCGACGCAGTTGTACGCAACGTTGAGCTTGCCGCCGTCGAACCAGCTGATCTGCGGTCCGGTGCCGGCCTCGACGTCGGCCGGAACCAGCCGGTGGGCCGTGTGCCACGGCTTGCCGGTGGCAGCGCCGCCGGGAACGTCCGCCCAGTCGAGCCTGAGGGCGGCGTCTTCCCAGAAGGCGGTCCGCTCCGCCTCGGACGTGAGCGCGGTCGGCGTGGTCTCGGGTGTCGTGGTCTCGGGCGCGGGAAGGGAAAAGACAGTCATATGGATGCTCCATCGGTCCTGGCGGTAGCACCCAGCTGATGGCCAGGGTTGCTGCGGCTGCATCGATCCAGGTCTCTTGGCCGCTCGGGATGGTTGTACTTCACACTAAACGGAGGCGCGTCCCGATCGTGAAATTGCCGTCTTGCGCCGCGTAATATTCGGCTCTGCAGAATGTTGTACCCTTTTGGCGGTCATTTCTTCGACGCCGGCGCCGCGGCTGCCGGCCATCCGGCGCGCCCGCGGGTATGGCGCGTAGGCTGTGCTCATGCCCCATGTCAACGATCCTGCAGTCCTCGAACGTCTGATGCGCACCAAGGGCCGGTGGGCCATCGTCGGCCTCTCCACCAACGAATGGCGTGCAGCCTACGACACCTCCCTCTTCATCCGGGACCGCCTGGGCATGGAGATCATTCCGGTGAACCTGCCGGGGGATCCCGTGCACGGCGAGACGGGCTACGCCAGGCTCGGCGACATCCCGGAGAGCAAGCGGCCCATCG from Arthrobacter sp. NicSoilB8 harbors:
- a CDS encoding CoA-binding protein; this encodes MPHVNDPAVLERLMRTKGRWAIVGLSTNEWRAAYDTSLFIRDRLGMEIIPVNLPGDPVHGETGYARLGDIPESKRPIDVVDCFVNSQKVGDVVDQAIAVGAKAVWLQLGVIDEAAAERAKAAGLDVIMNACPAQDAVRLGL